A part of Verrucomicrobiia bacterium genomic DNA contains:
- a CDS encoding FAD/NAD(P)-binding oxidoreductase → MQKRILILGGGFGGLTLARALEPLAQSKKADVLLLERKADFQMGLSMQWTLAGRRKPEEGRRPYSSLRLKRVQFIQEEAVAIQPAENAVHTKSRRLEYDYLVLALGAEGTPERLPGLVEAAYNLYDFDSVLQFKSALGGFHTGTLLLAVASVPFKCPPAPYEYALLVDEILRRKKIRSHVRLVLSTPEPQPMPVAGLLIGETVKKMLAERKIEYLPLHKPKLVEFPNRKLIYENGAELQFDLLAAVPPHHAPKLAEGAGLADESGFIPVELGSFKTKLKNVFAIGDAAALRLPNGNPHPKAGVFAEAQALALASYLTAEITGAPSTPYSGKGACFVDVGGGQAAPAEAELLHPEGPRFVLKPPSRSGLLAKKRFETERLRKWFAE, encoded by the coding sequence ATGCAAAAAAGAATCCTGATTCTGGGGGGCGGCTTTGGCGGGCTGACGTTGGCCCGGGCGCTGGAACCGCTGGCCCAATCGAAAAAAGCGGACGTGCTGCTGCTGGAACGGAAAGCGGATTTTCAAATGGGACTTTCCATGCAGTGGACTTTGGCCGGCCGCCGCAAACCGGAGGAGGGTCGCCGGCCCTATTCCTCCCTCCGCTTGAAACGGGTGCAATTCATTCAAGAGGAAGCCGTCGCCATTCAACCCGCCGAAAATGCGGTGCACACCAAATCCCGGCGGCTGGAATACGACTATCTGGTCCTCGCCTTGGGGGCCGAAGGGACGCCCGAACGGCTGCCGGGGCTTGTAGAAGCCGCCTACAACCTGTACGATTTTGATTCGGTTCTGCAGTTCAAATCCGCGTTGGGCGGGTTTCACACCGGAACCCTCCTGCTCGCCGTCGCCTCTGTTCCGTTCAAATGCCCCCCGGCGCCGTACGAGTACGCGCTGCTTGTGGATGAAATTTTGCGCCGGAAAAAAATCCGCAGCCACGTCCGGCTGGTGCTTTCCACTCCGGAGCCGCAACCGATGCCGGTCGCCGGGCTTTTGATCGGGGAAACGGTCAAAAAAATGCTGGCCGAACGGAAAATTGAGTATCTCCCGCTCCACAAGCCGAAACTGGTGGAGTTTCCCAACCGGAAACTGATTTACGAAAACGGCGCGGAGTTGCAGTTTGATTTGCTGGCCGCCGTCCCCCCGCACCACGCGCCGAAACTGGCCGAGGGGGCGGGTCTGGCCGACGAGTCCGGTTTTATTCCCGTTGAGCTGGGAAGCTTCAAAACGAAACTCAAAAACGTTTTCGCCATCGGCGACGCGGCCGCCCTGCGGCTGCCCAACGGCAACCCCCATCCCAAAGCGGGGGTTTTTGCCGAGGCCCAGGCCTTGGCGCTGGCGTCTTACTTGACGGCGGAGATAACCGGCGCCCCTTCAACCCCCTACTCCGGAAAGGGGGCCTGCTTTGTGGATGTCGGCGGCGGGCAGGCCGCCCCGGCGGAGGCGGAGCTTTTGCATCCGGAAGGCCCCCGCTTCGTCTTGAAGCCCCCCTCCCGCTCCGGCCTTTTGGCCAAAAAGAGGTTCGAAACGGAGCGTCTGCGGAAATGGTTTGCTGAATAA